A region from the Pirellulales bacterium genome encodes:
- a CDS encoding class I SAM-dependent methyltransferase — MNGHLPDRHSRSGGITVQTQVSTIQSLPGQDLDAKTMPGHWLLARLGKRVLRPGGIAMTRWLIGSLEISQADDVVELAPGLGITARIIAQHSPRSFVGVERDQAAAAAVAKVIDPSRDRCVVGRAEQSGLPSESATIVVGEAMLSMQPATQKERIVNEAHRLLKPHGQYAIHEVCVQPDDLSSMERQIIEEEMSRAIRVGVKPISAAQWRQLLTTQGFEIVSEHHRPMNLLRPMRILRDEGLRGCLRILVKLASDRAARQRVWQMQRVFWRHRTHLSAIGIVARKIATERDPVI; from the coding sequence ATGAACGGGCATTTACCAGACCGCCATTCACGAAGCGGAGGCATTACCGTGCAAACCCAAGTTTCCACCATTCAAAGTTTGCCTGGTCAAGACTTGGACGCCAAAACGATGCCTGGCCACTGGTTGCTGGCAAGGTTGGGCAAGCGGGTGCTACGGCCTGGCGGCATTGCAATGACTCGGTGGCTGATTGGCTCATTAGAGATTTCCCAGGCGGATGACGTGGTTGAGCTTGCGCCGGGACTTGGTATTACCGCACGAATCATCGCACAGCATTCTCCGCGCAGTTTCGTCGGCGTCGAGCGCGACCAGGCCGCCGCCGCTGCCGTCGCCAAGGTGATCGATCCATCGCGCGATCGCTGCGTCGTTGGCCGTGCAGAGCAATCGGGCCTGCCAAGCGAATCCGCGACAATCGTCGTGGGAGAAGCAATGCTGTCCATGCAACCCGCAACGCAAAAAGAGCGGATTGTGAACGAGGCGCACCGATTACTGAAGCCACACGGGCAATACGCCATTCACGAAGTGTGCGTTCAACCAGATGACTTAAGCTCAATGGAGCGGCAGATCATTGAAGAAGAAATGTCGCGGGCGATTCGCGTGGGAGTCAAACCAATTTCGGCGGCCCAATGGCGACAACTGCTCACAACCCAGGGATTTGAAATTGTTTCCGAGCACCACCGCCCGATGAATCTGCTCAGGCCGATGCGTATCTTGCGCGATGAGGGCCTGCGAGGATGCTTGCGGATCTTGGTAAAACTTGCCAGCGATCGAGCCGCGCGACAGCGAGTGTGGCAGATGCAAAGGGTTTTCTGGCGTCATCGAACGCATTTGTCGGCCATTGGAATTGTCGCCAGAAAAATTGCAACCGAAAGGGATCCAGTTATTTAA
- a CDS encoding Rrf2 family transcriptional regulator, producing the protein MISRTAEYALRAITFLAGQNSQPRTTAQIAEQTQMPIGYLAKVMRSLGRAGLVHSQRGLQGGFVLVADPRSLSIWQVVSAVEPSRRVKECPLGLPDHAQLCPLHARLDYAAELVENAFRQTTIQELLEPDAVNRHTCKFPDRRIDEPCSKEATC; encoded by the coding sequence ATGATTTCGCGGACTGCCGAATATGCGCTGCGAGCAATTACATTTTTAGCAGGTCAAAATAGCCAGCCTCGAACAACGGCCCAAATTGCCGAGCAAACTCAGATGCCCATAGGCTATTTGGCAAAAGTGATGCGTAGCCTGGGTCGTGCCGGCTTGGTGCATTCGCAGCGCGGGCTTCAGGGCGGATTTGTCTTGGTGGCAGACCCTCGCTCGCTCTCTATTTGGCAAGTTGTTTCGGCGGTCGAACCATCTCGCCGCGTCAAAGAGTGCCCACTCGGATTGCCCGACCATGCACAACTATGCCCCCTTCATGCACGGCTAGATTATGCCGCCGAATTGGTCGAAAATGCGTTTCGGCAGACCACCATTCAGGAATTGCTGGAGCCGGATGCGGTCAATCGGCACACCTGCAAGTTTCCCGACAGACGAATTGATGAGCCGTGCTCCAAAGAGGCGACTTGTTGA
- a CDS encoding helix-turn-helix domain-containing protein, with protein MRQKLDVLWLLHHGLKQAAVCQITGVSRKTVDRYLTLWEAGGLEAVYENKHYHPTSALETHREKLKAEFQAHPPRTVAEAASRILDAEQARLRPEQTAGPYGFAGSMESPLPAN; from the coding sequence GTGCGGCAGAAGCTGGATGTGCTGTGGCTATTGCACCATGGCCTGAAACAAGCGGCCGTTTGCCAGATTACAGGTGTTTCGCGCAAGACCGTGGATCGTTATTTGACCTTGTGGGAAGCCGGCGGCCTGGAGGCGGTCTATGAAAACAAGCACTATCATCCGACCAGCGCTTTGGAGACGCATCGCGAGAAGCTTAAGGCGGAATTTCAGGCCCATCCTCCGCGAACGGTTGCCGAAGCCGCATCGAGGATCCTCGATGCCGAACAGGCAAGACTGCGTCCCGAGCAAACGGCAGGGCCATATGGCTTTGCGGGTAGCATGGAAAGCCCTCTGCCTGCGAACTAA
- a CDS encoding Gfo/Idh/MocA family oxidoreductase, which translates to MPRTVFGANAPSNRIHIGFIGLGNQSKIDLPNFLKNDDVQVLAVCDVNTGSDGYRDPKDFLGREPGKQKVEAYYADRQPSGTYKGCDAYTDFRDVLARDDLDAVVIVAPDHWHAVMTVAACAAGKDVYCEKPLSLTVADGQSMVKAVRQYKRILQTGSQHRSSDAIRRGCELVRNGRIGKLQRIFTFVAENNFAGPGPGWTPMPVPKGFDYPMWLGPALDAPYHADRCLYKFRFIADYSGGQTTNFGAHSLDVAQWGHGTELTGPVEFADMGSEWPTPGSLFTTATKVAFEARYADGVTLVCETRQPGFGARFEGSEGWVQLDSNGLRCSPESLKTTFIGPNEIHLPVSVLGDLAMEDSAAESRHVRNFLNAVKSRQDPIEPVEVGHRTASMCHLGNIAMQLKRKIKWDPEAEKIVGDDEAASMLSRPKRVPWTIS; encoded by the coding sequence GTGCCGCGAACGGTGTTTGGGGCCAATGCTCCGAGCAATCGCATCCATATCGGGTTTATCGGTCTTGGCAATCAGAGCAAGATCGACTTGCCGAATTTTCTCAAGAACGACGACGTGCAAGTGCTGGCTGTGTGCGATGTGAACACTGGCAGCGACGGTTATCGAGATCCGAAGGATTTTCTCGGTCGCGAGCCGGGCAAACAGAAAGTCGAGGCGTACTACGCCGATCGGCAGCCATCGGGAACGTACAAGGGTTGCGACGCGTACACCGACTTCCGCGATGTGCTGGCACGCGATGATCTCGACGCGGTCGTAATCGTTGCCCCCGATCATTGGCACGCGGTCATGACCGTCGCGGCATGCGCGGCCGGCAAAGATGTTTACTGCGAAAAGCCGCTGTCGCTGACGGTGGCCGACGGGCAATCGATGGTCAAAGCCGTCCGCCAGTACAAGCGGATCTTGCAAACCGGCAGTCAACATCGCTCCAGCGATGCCATTCGCCGTGGTTGCGAGTTGGTTCGCAACGGCCGCATCGGCAAGCTGCAGCGGATCTTTACGTTTGTCGCAGAAAACAACTTTGCCGGTCCCGGCCCCGGATGGACGCCAATGCCGGTGCCCAAGGGGTTTGATTATCCGATGTGGCTCGGACCGGCGCTGGATGCGCCGTATCATGCCGACCGCTGCTTATATAAATTCCGCTTCATCGCCGATTACTCTGGCGGCCAGACAACAAACTTCGGCGCGCATTCGCTCGATGTGGCGCAATGGGGCCACGGCACGGAGTTAACGGGTCCGGTAGAGTTTGCCGACATGGGGTCAGAATGGCCGACGCCAGGGTCGCTATTCACCACGGCTACCAAGGTGGCGTTCGAGGCGCGGTACGCCGACGGAGTGACGCTAGTATGCGAAACGCGGCAGCCAGGTTTCGGAGCACGGTTCGAAGGTTCGGAAGGCTGGGTGCAATTGGATTCGAATGGATTGAGGTGCTCGCCAGAATCACTGAAGACAACCTTCATCGGCCCCAATGAAATTCACCTTCCCGTAAGTGTTTTGGGCGATCTAGCGATGGAAGACAGCGCGGCCGAATCACGCCACGTCCGAAACTTCCTCAACGCGGTGAAATCGCGACAAGACCCCATCGAACCTGTGGAAGTCGGCCACCGCACGGCGAGCATGTGCCACCTGGGAAATATCGCCATGCAGCTCAAGCGAAAAATCAAATGGGATCCGGAAGCGGAAAAAATAGTCGGCGACGATGAAGCCGCATCGATGCTCAGCCGCCCCAAACGCGTGCCGTGGACGATTTCGTAG